The window GGAGTCCGGCGGGTCGAACGGCCCCGGCGGGTCGTCGTCGCTGGTGTCGTCACGCTGCTGTCCGTCGTCACGCGGTTGGACCGTCATCGCGTCCGGGCCCACCTGCACGCGTGTCACGGGGTCGACGGCGAAGTAGCCCCAGCCGTCCTGCCCGCCGGTGGTCTCGAGGTAGACGCCGCCCGGGCCGTCGCGGGCCCGGCGGTAGGCGTCGAAGGGGTCGGCCACCGTGGCCCGGACCTCGACCGGGACGCGAGCGTGGGCGGGCGCCGAGCGGGCGACCCGCTCGAACGCCGCCCGGTCGGTGACGACGGTCGTCATTGGGTGGTCGGTAGCGACCGGTGGCTAACCGTCTTGCGGTCCCCACAGCGGGGCTGTCGGGTGTGTCGCTCTCGGGGCTCGGCAGCAGGATTATGGCCGTCGGCCGTCGAGTGGGCCCCAGAAAGCATGGCGGACGACGACGACCCGCACGACCTGCAGCGCTTCGTCGAGGCACAGGACTCGGTCAAGGAGACGGTCGAGCGTGAACTGCGGGCGGGTCACAAGCGGAATCACTGGATCTGGTTCGTCTTCCCGCAGGTCGCCGGCCTCGGCAGCAGCCCCACGACGCGGCGCTACGCCATCTCGTCGCGGGCGGAGGCCGAGGCCTACCTCGAACACCCGGTGCTGGGCCGGCGCCTTCGCGAGTGGACGGAGCTAGTCAACGATGTCGAGGGGCGCTCGGCGAACGAGATATTCGACCACCCGGACGACCTGAAGTTCTGCTCGTCGATGACGCTGTTCGAGGCGGTCGCGGACGACCCGGAGCCGTTCAGGACGGCCATCGAACGGTACTACGACGGCGAGCGGGACTCCAAAACGCTCGCGTTCCTCGAGGACGACTGACCCCGGCCGCGGTCGGGCGGCCGCCCGGCTCACTCCGACTCCGTCCCGGCCAGCGCCCCGTCCAGCCCCGGAACCGGCTCGTACTCGGTTTCGCAGGGCTTGCCGTCGGCGTACTCGAAGACGGCGCCCTCCGGGCCGATGCGGAGGAGCGACGAGGACTGGGTGCCGAAGCCGTCACCGTGGATGCAGCGCCCGTACTCGTGGTCGCCGAGGACGGCCCGGGCCCGGTCGATGAACTCGCGGGCGTTCTCTCCGGGCTCGGGGCGCAGTTCCTCGCGGACACGGTCGGTATCCTCGGCCTGCTGGAGGCCGACCTCCGGGCGGTTCTCGGGGACGAAGTAGCTCCCGTCCCAGCCGACGTTGACGACGGCGTGGATACCGGGGTCGAGGGTCCGGACAGCGAGACGACCCTCCCACGAGAGGAGGATGGCGGCGTTCGCGTCGGCGACGACGAGGTGGAACGGGTTGTAGCCGCCCTTCTCGACCGTCCGCTCGACGAAGCGGGCGGCGTCCTCGGCCGTCTCGTGGCCGAGCGCGTCCTGTACCAGCAGTCCCCGGGAGCGCTCGCCGTCGCGGAGTGGTTTCCACCGGTTCGTGATGCCGACGAACAGGCCCGCCTCGTTGTATCCGATCCAGGTGCCACCCGCCTCCTCGTCGCGCGGGGCGACGTACCGCAGTGGCCCGTGGCGCACGGCTGGGGGACTGCTGGGCCGGCCGTCAGCCTCGTCTCGGTTCGCCGCGACCGTCACCGGCGCGTCCGCGAACGTCTGCCAGGCGAGGATGAGGGTACACACGCCGTGCCGTAGGCCACCTGGTCGCATAAATCCGCGTGGCGGTCGGCGCGTCGGGGACCACTTCCACCGTGCGGCGAACGGTAATACGGGGGGCCGCACCACCGTGCCCGCATGACCGATTCCGATTCGGACCTCGGCGACTTCGCCAGTTTCACGCCCGACGACGAGGGCGACGGGGCCGACGACACGGATGCCGGCGGGGGGTCGGCAGGAGCGGAGAACGGCGCGGCCACGGAGGCCGACGCTGGAAGCGGTACGGGCGACGACGCCGAGCGGTTCGACGAGATGGCCGCGACCCCTGCCGGGTCGGACGAGGGGCTCGGCACCCTCTCGGCGTCGGAGGGGCTGGTCATCAGCGAGGACGAGCGCGACACGCGGATGAAGGCGTACGTCACTGTGAACAACCGCTCCCGGGTCCGAATCGGGAAGTACCTCGTCGCGCCGTATCCCGACGGCGAGTTGCTGTTCTCGCGCATCACCGCGCTCGAGTACGCCCAGGAGTTCCGCTCGGACGACGCGACCGAGATTCACGCCCGGCGGGCGATGCGACAGGACGCCGCCGACGAGCGCGACTACAAGTTCATGGCCACGCTCGAACCCCTCTCGGTCCTGTACCGGGAGGCCGGCGAACTCCGGCGGCGGATGGCCGACCGCGTGCCACGGCCGGAGACGGTCGTCCGCGAGGCCACTGACGAGACCGAAATCAAGACCGGCCTGAAGATTCCGGAGGACGGCGTCTTCCTCGGCCACCTCGCCGTCGGTGGCGAGAAGGTCCGGACCGGGGCCTCCCCGCCGACGGTCGACTACCGGCTCTCGGACTCGTACGAGTCGGGTGACCCACTCGTCTTCCGGCACGCGCTCGTCGCTGGCGGGACCGGCTCCGGGAAGACCCACGCCACGAAGAACGTCCTCCGGCAGTACCTCGGGCGCACGTACGAGATGGACGACGACCGCACGCCCGGCGTGGCGGTCGTGCAGTTCGACCCGCAGGACGAGTACGCCCAGATGCACGACGACAACGACGCCATCACCGACGAGGATGCGCGTCGGTACGAGCGCGAGGGGCTGCAGTTCGGCGGCTACGACGACACGAAGGCGTTCGTCCCGCAGGTCGGGTCCGCCGGCTACTCCGGTGGCCACCACCGCGCCGAGCAGGTCCCGTTCACGGTGCCGTTCTCGATGGTCCGGGAGCGCCCGTGGCTGGTCGCCTCCGCCGGGCTCAACGACAACCAGTATCCCGCGCTCCAGCGTCTGCTCGAGCGGTTCTTCCAGCAACACGGCGATAGCGGTACGTACGACGAGTTCACCACCTTCCTCGACGACCCGGCGCTCCGCGAGGAACTCCACGAGTCCGGCCAGGTCCACGAGGCCACCTTCGACGCCGTCCGTCGGCGGGCCTACGGCTTCGGGAGCGTCTTCGACCAGGACGCCCAGCCCATCACCGACCTCGTCAACGAGTTCGTCCGGCCCGGCGGGCTCTCGACGGTGCCGACCTACCACATCAACTCCTCGCGGGAGGCGACGACGGTGGTGCTGGCGGTGGCCTCGCTGCTCGTCGACCAGAAGCTCTCGAACGACCCGACGTACGACCGTATCAAGGAGACGCCGCTCGTCCTCGGGATGGACGAGGCCCACAACTTCCTCACCGACGCCGACAGCGTGCAGGCCCGGAAGGTCGTCTCGAAGTTCTCCGAGGCCGCCAAGCAGGGCCGCAAGGAACGGCTCGGCCTCTTCCTCATCACGCAGGACCCCCAGGACATCGCGGACCCCATCTTCAAGCAGGTGAACACGCGCCTCGTGCTGAACCTCGGCGACGAGGACGCCGTTTCCGCCGTCAACCTCCCCAGCGCGCTGGAGGGGAAGGTCCCCTACTTCGAGAAGGGACAGCTGGCGGTCTACTCGCCGGACAACTCCGAGCCCGTCGAGCTCATCGGGCTGTCGAACTGTCTCACCAAGCACGGCCGGGACTGAAGCATGGCCAGGGCCGGCCCACCGTCCGCGTCGCCATCCGGCGACACCCACGCAGTGCGGCGATTCGGGCTCCCCGCCCGGTACGCATCTTTATATGTGGTCCGTTCACAGGGAAGTGGTATGAGCGACGATGACGCCCCTCGCTTCGACTTCCCCGGGGCGTTCGACCTGTCGGGCGAGGTGGCGGTCGTCACCGGTGGGTCACGCGGTATCGGGCGAGCTATCGCCCACGGACTCGCGTCGGCGGGCGCGGCCGTGGCGCCGGTCTCTCGGACGGAATCCGATGTCGAGGAGGTCACAGCCGAACTCGGAGAGTACGGGGCCGAGACGTGCGTGGCCACCGCGGACGTGGCCGACGAGGCGGACGTACTGGACTGCTTCGATACCGTCGCGGCGGAGCTCGGGCGGCCGTCCGTCGTCGTCAACAACGCGGGAGTCAACCCCGAGGCCGCACTCGGCACCCCCGACCGCGTCGACACCGACGGGTTCGATAAGGTTAACAACGTTAATCTCAGGGGGGCCTACGCCTGCGCCCACGCGGCGGCCGACCA of the Haloglomus salinum genome contains:
- a CDS encoding DUF1810 domain-containing protein, which codes for MADDDDPHDLQRFVEAQDSVKETVERELRAGHKRNHWIWFVFPQVAGLGSSPTTRRYAISSRAEAEAYLEHPVLGRRLREWTELVNDVEGRSANEIFDHPDDLKFCSSMTLFEAVADDPEPFRTAIERYYDGERDSKTLAFLEDD
- a CDS encoding NRDE family protein, producing the protein MCTLILAWQTFADAPVTVAANRDEADGRPSSPPAVRHGPLRYVAPRDEEAGGTWIGYNEAGLFVGITNRWKPLRDGERSRGLLVQDALGHETAEDAARFVERTVEKGGYNPFHLVVADANAAILLSWEGRLAVRTLDPGIHAVVNVGWDGSYFVPENRPEVGLQQAEDTDRVREELRPEPGENAREFIDRARAVLGDHEYGRCIHGDGFGTQSSSLLRIGPEGAVFEYADGKPCETEYEPVPGLDGALAGTESE
- a CDS encoding ATP-binding protein, with translation MTDSDSDLGDFASFTPDDEGDGADDTDAGGGSAGAENGAATEADAGSGTGDDAERFDEMAATPAGSDEGLGTLSASEGLVISEDERDTRMKAYVTVNNRSRVRIGKYLVAPYPDGELLFSRITALEYAQEFRSDDATEIHARRAMRQDAADERDYKFMATLEPLSVLYREAGELRRRMADRVPRPETVVREATDETEIKTGLKIPEDGVFLGHLAVGGEKVRTGASPPTVDYRLSDSYESGDPLVFRHALVAGGTGSGKTHATKNVLRQYLGRTYEMDDDRTPGVAVVQFDPQDEYAQMHDDNDAITDEDARRYEREGLQFGGYDDTKAFVPQVGSAGYSGGHHRAEQVPFTVPFSMVRERPWLVASAGLNDNQYPALQRLLERFFQQHGDSGTYDEFTTFLDDPALREELHESGQVHEATFDAVRRRAYGFGSVFDQDAQPITDLVNEFVRPGGLSTVPTYHINSSREATTVVLAVASLLVDQKLSNDPTYDRIKETPLVLGMDEAHNFLTDADSVQARKVVSKFSEAAKQGRKERLGLFLITQDPQDIADPIFKQVNTRLVLNLGDEDAVSAVNLPSALEGKVPYFEKGQLAVYSPDNSEPVELIGLSNCLTKHGRD
- a CDS encoding SDR family NAD(P)-dependent oxidoreductase gives rise to the protein MSDDDAPRFDFPGAFDLSGEVAVVTGGSRGIGRAIAHGLASAGAAVAPVSRTESDVEEVTAELGEYGAETCVATADVADEADVLDCFDTVAAELGRPSVVVNNAGVNPEAALGTPDRVDTDGFDKVNNVNLRGAYACAHAAADHLEATGGSLVNVASVGGLVGLPRQHPYVASKHGLVGLTKSLALDWAPDVRANCLAPGYVATDLTEDLTGNEELAASIRERTPLDRFADPAEVAGPAVFLASPAASYLTGATISVDGGWTAR